One Ranitomeya variabilis isolate aRanVar5 chromosome 4, aRanVar5.hap1, whole genome shotgun sequence genomic window, catccggtttgcgtttagttggaccatcatttatttttcaacaggacaatgaccccaaacacacctccaggctgtgtaagggctatttgaccaagaaggagagtgatggggtcacagtcaccagacctgaacccaattgagatcctttggtgtgagctggaccgcagagagaaggcaaaagtgccaacaaatgctaagcatctctgggaactccttcaagactcttggaagaccatttccagtgactacctcttgaagcttatcaagagaatgccaagagtgtgcaaagcagtaatcaaagcaaaaggtggctactttgaagaacctagaatataagacatattttcagttgttttacaattttttgttaagtatataattccacgtgttaattcatagttttgatgccttcagtgtgaatgtacaattttgatagtcatgaaaatacagaaaaatctttgaatgagaaggtgtgaagGACGATGAGAAGGACGGTCCCTCATCTCACCTTACCATAGTCCGGACCCATAACTAGGTGTATCGTACACAGGAGCTACCTCCCGATGTAGGGGCTCCCCCATTTTGAAAAAATCCCACAACTCTTAcattttcccctgatgaatctcccatatgggagaggaaacgcgtagggacgtTTACACGGTTATGGTGGGTACAACTTATtagcctgacttggggactgcccttgtcagggcgggagcactACAGGGGCAGTATAGAGACTTTTTTCCCCCTCCCCCTTAACATATACGGATGCTCCCGTGAAGGAAACTACAtatttggtgagataaaaccatttttttactgagcactggttacatgagcacttttttgcactttatcacttcATTGTTTTGTATTATCCATTGGTCTTTTAGATATttattattaaaggttatgtttggcTCTTGTTTAGCCCTTTATTTCCTCATTCTATATCGAGCTACATAGCCATTTGATGTGTTTTCATATACTGTACTATATCTAGCACAACCTCGTTttatttctgtttgtttgcatggcTATCTATATCCTTTAGGATAGATATATTTCTGGGCACACATACTACAGAAGTGGACATACTATTGGCTGCATCGACGCCCAAAAGATACGGGTGCcccccactaccacctccaaaagcAGCATCTTCTGCCACAGAAATTACTGgactgcacaggggccctctgtttATGTCAGCCCTtgaagacatgaaaataaaaatgtataaatatatttttattgaatCTTCAAGGTCTGCATTTGTCCACCTTGGCCATAGTGGTTTCCCTGTTATCCTGCTTGATGCTTTATACATTCTTTTATAATAATATTTGCTGTACTTTTATAGATATTTAggcctttttttctctcttttgtgACTTGGTGGGCAGAGCATTACTTTAATCAGATTttactgaaagggaacctgtcacgtgagaAAATGCTATCAACCTGCAGAGGTAGGGTTAATCTGTATGTTAACAGCTTTCAGAACCTGCCCGACACCCATACCTAGAACCCCGCTGATGAAATTAAGTCTATCCCTCACCTGACAGAAATCGGCGTTTAGTCACTGCAGTAACCtcgccccagcactgactgacagccggctcagcattaGGGCCGGATGTCAGTCAGTGCTAGGGTGCAGGTACagctgccgctctctatacacagagcagtgactgaaaccgTGCCCGCGTCATCCCCGTGACTAAAACCCAAATTCTGCCGGGAAGAATAAAAGTTAGAGCCCTGCTGCCGGGAGGAAACTAAGTGCGGGCACTGGGCAGGTTCTGAACaccattaaccccatatctacaggttaatagcattttttcacatgacaggttccctttaaaagttgcGGAGCTTCTTTTGGGAAACCTGATTAGAAATGTTATCTGTATATTttgtacaaaatatatatatatatatatatgtataaaaaaaatatcaaaagaaACTCTGGAATTCTTTCAATATATTGAAAAAAGAAAGCAAATGAACGTAGCAACAAAATAGTATCTAGATTGGCATGTGGTCCACGTTCATTGGTTAATCAGAAGCCATCTCATTCATGTACACCCAAAGCTTCTCTTTCCATCTGCCAGTTCCAGAACATCCTTCATCATCTCCAATAAGAAACCTTGGTTGCTTGGCTCATAGACCGCACACATGAACTGCTGTTTTCTATCTCTGCTACAGACAGCCAGATGTCTTCGTGTTGCAGATCTTATCGTGGCTTTTCGGACTACGTGTTGGACTCGGTGAATGCTGTAATTGTGATGTAGACCTGCTAATCGAATCCTAGCCTTCACACTGTCCTTGATGAAGTCACCTTTCTTTGGACGGTACTTTGAAATTGCGCTGTGGTACATTTCGATGTCACCTGGGTGACAGTAGGTGAAGAGGCGCTTTAGGTCAGTCTGCAACCTTGGATTTAGCACAATTGCTCGAAGGGAGTTGTGGGCAGCACTTCCCCAGCGAAGCCATTTCCTCCGCCTCTGTGATTTCTCGTCGGGGTCGTGCTCACAGTGGTGGTACAGTTTGTTGTTGGACCAAGAGTGCTCATTTGTGGTATGGTTTATCAACGAGTTCCACTTTTCGAGAAGAAGTTCTGGATTGTTATCGCACGTGCTAGCCGACCACCACAAGTGATCTCGAACAGCGCTCACCCATGCACTCAGGtcagcacaatatttttttttgctcgCAGACAGAACCTTTGCCCCTATGGATCTGGCCACATGCCACACATCAAACTGGTGTATCATACTGTTACAATCATTTTTGATCAGCTTCCTAATGCCAGCACATTTATCAGTACACACAATcttaatgacaattttttttttctgaagttttTCCAAGGCTTTCTGAAAGGCTTCTTTCTCCAAGTGGGCAGAAGAAATGCCTGGCCTCATCTGCTCAACCTGAAAATTAAGTATTTTTTTAGTTGATGCATCCATTAGGGTGTACAGACAATATCTGGCATTGCGACCTGGGGCGTCACACTGTCCATCGCCAACTATACATATGGAAGAGTTGCCCAAAGCTGACAGATTTTTGGCCTGGTCCTTCTTCCAATAGTGTTGCACTGTTGGGAAGATATATTTCCTTTGATATTTGTGGTAGGTGGATTTTCTAATGCATTCAAGGCCCATAAAGTAGAACAAATTGTGCACCTGCCTAAAGGTGGAACCACTGAATAAAATGGACGCTGAAAGCGCGAGATTCCCTACAGGCATGCTGCCTTTTTTGGGTTGACTTTCCCATAAATGTGTCCGGTGGTTGTCTGCACAGGTGACATGTACACTAACAAAAGTTCCCactatttttttaaagattttgatAATAGGCTTTCCACAGGGGCCAGGCCACTTGCAGGACACCATATTTATCAGGGCATCGAGACACGATTCAGAAACAATAAATTTTCTTTCGGTCATGAAAGTTCCATTCATATCATCTGGATTCACACTTACGCCTCGTTTCTGGAGGGCATCATACGTTTCCGTTAATGTTGAAGCTTCCACTAAATCTGAGGCTTTACATGTGGGTTTCAGCTCTTTTTGGCAACTGGAAGTCTGTTGTGATCCAACACTATGACTTTTTTCTGCCACAGTATTCTGCGCACTGATTCCTTTTTCTACTGGAGGGGACGGTGTAGTCTTTGTGGTGCGGGTGGATGGGCGAGAATCATGAGGTGGTGCCACATTGACACCTGGTGTGTGCGCTTTTGCATTGGAAACAGTATTGATATTTGGTGTTTTGCCATCACTAGTTTTAAGTTTCATTTTTTTCCTGTTAAAGGGCAAATTACACTGCGTTTTTTTGCGATAGGTCTTTATTTTATGTTCCACAGCAACTGCCCTGGTGTTCATTTTGGGATCAGTTTGTGTAGACCTGTCCCACTTTACAATGACCGACTCTGTGTTAACCCCAACGGAGACAGCTTTTGGTATACGCAGTGACTGTTGACCACAATGTTCGCAAAAACCAAGTGGTGCCAAGTGACCATCTCTGTCCACTTTGCGTCTTTTTCGAGCAGGAATTTTTCCATTGGGCCCCAAACTACTAGCTGGAAAACTGGGATATTGAAAAATGGTGGGGACAGCATCCTTCCTCAGAATCTTCCGCCAACCATCCAAATGTGTGTAACATTCAGGAGCAAAGTGCTTGGAGCATAGTCTGTAGCTGTCAGTTTTTTTACCCTCATAAACCTTATTTACAAACTCGTCCAGATCTCCAAAGTCTTGTCCTGTCTGAACCAGCCATGCCTTTATCATGTTCTTGTCTTTTGGAAAAACGTGAACGATGACTCCATGCTCTTTTTGGCGACCGCCTGATGGACATCCATTCACAATGCAAACAGGCatactgcaaaagaaaaaaaacataatttaagaTATATGAAATAGTCCTCAAGAAAATAAGTATTAAAGGGATCAgcctgatgtagggacagagaccccgattccagagatgtatcactttctgggctgctttttgcagatctgctctaGCAGATCTCCGAATGCTGAGCTCTGCGTAACCCtccccactgattgacagcttcctgtgtacatcGTGCATAGGTAGAAAGCTGGTTAGTGAGGGGTATACAGGGCCTTATAAATGTGGAGGACTAACTAGcaccaggtttactagtcctcttgtCCATCTCTTGCTGCTAAAAcagtgatttgttgttttttttttcaaaagcacagcaagtagcccagtgacacatgactggaatcagggtctctgcccctacattatgatgccctcagattaggtggcaaaaatctgatAACAGATTTCCATTAAATTTAAGCCACTCTCTGCCAAACAGCTAAATTGTCACTACAACTGCTTCTAGAAAAGCTAGGTCACAACTAATACATTCGCCAATACAGCTGGTCACTTCGCTTTCCCAGACAGCCAAGAGGCAAAATGTCAAGGGCAAGAGGAATTTTTTGCTGTATACCTGTCAGAATACCAGAACTGTATAAATCTAATACATCTGCTGTAATAATTACACAACATTTTTTTACCTCCTTAATGACCAGTGACATACATTTTCGGCATATATCATTAAGCAGAGTATGAAGCCGGCTCAGAAACGTGACCCGGCTTTATTTGCAGCAAATGCTGGCTGTGTTGCATAGCGGACATCTGCCTGTAATTTAATTGCAGCAATCAGAGATTGCAACAGTTTAACTATTTAAAtgatgctgtcaatctctgacagtggcatttaagttaCTTCAATTCCAATGCATATGCACCACCTCTCAACGGTCCCCTGCTAAGCGATAGCAGGCAACTGATGGATTACCATCCTCCAGCTGGGGGGCTGGAGAAGCCCCCCAGAATTGCCATGTTAGTCTTCCCTAGAAGCTCAGCCTCAGGCATGAACCGGCAGAACCAGCCACATGGCAGAGCTTCAATTTCACTATATATTGCAATGTTGTGTTAGTATAAGTGATCAAGTGTCCGCAAATACAAGTCAATAAAAAGgactaaaaataaaaactaaataaaaagtttaaaaaccACTCCCCTTTTCCTCAAAATATAGAAATGACAACaagcatatttaaagggaacctgtcacccccaaaatcgaagatgagctaagtccacccgcatcaggggcttatctacagcattctgtaatgctgcggtccggtccgatgggcgtcgcggtctggtctggcgcctcccatcttcttacgatgacgtcctcttcttgtcttcatgctccggcgcaggcgtactttgtctgttgagggcagagcaaagtactgcagtgtgcaggcgctgggaaaggtcagagaggcccggcgcctgcgcactgcagtactttgctctgccctcaacagggaagagaagtacgcctgcgcaggagcatgaagacaagaagaggacgtcatcgtaagaagatgggaggccccggaccggatcgcgacacccatcggatcggaccgcccgcatgagtataatctaacctctttttcttatctttcaggatacatcggaggcttatctacagcattagggtatgtgcacacgtcaggatttcttgcagaaatcttcctgacaaaaaccggacatttctgccagaaatccgcatgtgtttttttcgcattttttcatgcgtttttgacgcgttttttcccaaatgcatagaattgcgggaaaaaccgcaaaattaatgaacatgctggtttttttaccgcgatgcgttttcatGGAaagaaacgcaccatgtgcacaaaacatgcagaatgcattctaagtgATAGGATGTATAATgtttgcgtttttaatgagtttttatagcgtttttatcgcgaaaaaaacgcgaaaaaacctgaacgtgtgcacatacccttacagaatgctgtagataagcccctgatgccgctggccgcagctcatctttgattttggaggtgaccggttccctttaaatactgttATGTGCAATAAAAGGCCAATCAAAATATGAACCGTACATTAAAagctataaaaaagaaaaaaaaaattgtaacactAGAATTGCTATTTAATCTGTAACCACACTTCCCTAAGATATGTAATAAAGAGCAATCAAAATGTCTTATGTACCTCAAAATTATATAAATCAAAAATGTCCACATAAGTCACAAAAACAAACTCTAATCGATGGAAGAACAAATTGCAGGTCTCAAAGAAGAATACTTATATCCCCCCCAAGTTTCAGAAATGTTTTTACCTAccattaaaatagaaaaaaaaactaaatatacgGTATTTGTTAttgccataatcatactgacctggagaatcatgttgccatGTAATTTTTATGACACAatgaacactgaaaaaaaaaatcacccaaaaaaaacaatggcggaattgcactttttttgcaatgtcactAGACTTagatattttttttaatcattttccaGTACATAgtacagtaaaataaataaatacaaatcctGGGTCCGAGTATATAAACACAAAAGATTTTCAGGTGGGCTGAAAAAGTGCTTGATCAAGGTTAAATCGAATGAACATATGCACTGAaatgtaaaaacaacttgctgtgcatatgAGCAATCTCTTTATAGCTTCATTTAACCATTTATAAATAcacaaagtggttaaaagaagtgacctgacaaaTCTTAAGGTGGGTCTAGATTGTTagtaaagagaagaaaaaaaaaaaaaaaaaacaggccacatttcctgaagtgtcttctgctTTAAAGGGAATGCGtcatcaaaacattttttttttttcaacaattgaaGAAACAAACTCTGGGGTAAGCAGAATGCCTAAAAGAcgtagtgtgcacataccctgaggggtTCATATTGAAACCTATGTGAAATGAGCTCATCAACAGATCATACATATGTGGCCAAGGTGGAGAGGTTTGATGCAGTGAGAATAcggcagtctgctcctcctgcgttATAACAAGCAGATACAAGGAGGACACCGCAGTCTACTCCTCCTGTGCAATAACATGCAGATACAAGGACACCACAGTCTACTCCTCCTGCGCTATAACAAGCATATACAAGGAGGACACCGCAGTCTACTCCTCCTGTGCAATAACATGCAGATACAAGGACACCACAGTCTACTCCTCCTGCGCTATAACAAACATATACAAGGAGGACACCGCAGTCTACTCCTCCTGTGCAATAACAAACATATACAAGGACACCACAGTCTACTCCTCCTGCGCTATAACTAGCAGATACAAGGGGACACCGCAGTCTACTCCTCCTGCGCTATAACAAGCATATACAAGGAGGACACCGCAGTCTACTCCTCCTGTGCAATAACATGCAGATACAAGGACACCACAGTCTACTCCTCCTGCGCTATAACAAACATATACAAGGAGGACACCGCAGTCTACTCCTCCTGTGCAATAACATGCAGATACAAGGACACCACAGTCTACTCCTCCTGCGCTATAACAAACATATACAAGGAGGACACCACAGTCTACTCCTCCTGCGCTATAACTAGCAGATACAAGGGGACACCGCAGTCTACTCCTCCTGCGCTATAACAAGCATATACAAGGAGGACACCGCAGTCTATAACAAGCAGATACAAGGAGGACACCACAGTCTACTCCTCCTGTGCTATAACTAGCAGATACAAAGAGGACACCGCAGTCTACTCCTCCTGTGCTATAACAAGCAGATACAAGGAGGACACCACAGTCTACTCCTCCTGTGCTATAACTAGCAGATACAAAGAGGACACCGCAGTCTACTCCTCCTGTGCTATAACAAGCAGATACAAGGAGGACACCACAGTCTACTCCTCCTGTGCTATAACTAGCAGATACAAAGAGGACACCGCAGTCTACTCCTCCTGTGCTATAACAAGCAGATACAAGGAGGACACCACAGTCTACTCCTCCTGTGCTATAACTAGCAGATACAAAGAGGACACCGCAGTCTACTCCTCCTGTGCTATAACAAGCATATACAAGGAGGACACCGCAGTCTACTCCTCCTGTGCAACAACAAGCAGATACAAGGGGACACCAAGTCTACTCCTCCTGCGCTATAACAAGCAGATACAAGGGGACACCACAGTCTACTCCTCCTGTGCAATAACATGCAGATACAAGGACACCACAGTCTACTCCTCCTGCGCTATAACAAGCATATACAAGGAGGACACCGCAGTCTACTCCTCCTGTGCAATAACATGCAGATACAAGGACACCACAGTCTACTCCTCCTGCGCTATAACAAACATATACAAGGAGGACACCGCAGTCTACTCCTCCTGTGCAATAACAAACATATACAAGGAGGACACCACAGTCTACTCCTCCTGCGCTATAACTAGCAGATACAAGGGGACACCGCAGTCTACTCCTCCTGCGCTATAACAAGCATATACAAGGAGGACACCGCAGTCTACTCCTCCTGTGCAATAACATGCAGATACAAGGACACCACAGTCTACTCCTCCTGCGCTATAACAAACATATACAAGGAGGACACCGCAGTCTACTCCTCCTGTGCAATAACATGCAGATACAAGGACACCACAGTCTACTCCTCCTGCGCTATAACAAACATATACAAGGAGGACACCACAGTCTACTCCTCCTGCGCTATAACTAGCAGATACAAGGGGACACCGCAGTCTACTCCTCCTGCGCTATAACAAGCAGATACAAGGAGGACACCACAGTCTACTCCTCCTGTGCTATAACTAGCAGATACAAAGAGGACACCGCAGTCTACTCCTCCTGTGCTATAACAAACATATACAAGGAGGACACCGCAGTCTACTCCTCCTGTGCAATAACAAGCAGATACAAGGGGACACCACAGTCTACTCCTCCTGTGCTATAACAAGCAGATACAAGGGGACACCACAGTCTACTCCTCCTGTGCTATAACAAGCAGATGCAAGGGGACACCACAGTTTACTCCTCCTGCATTGTACCCGCAGACAACACCCGCTCCGCCATTTGCTTCCCATACAGTATAATTAACAGTATTACTGTCGTTACCTGTAGTACTTCCTCACCGTGTCGACTCCTAACTTGTTACCCGGAAGTTAACGTTCTTCCATCATTGTGTGATGACGTCACTTCCGCAGTAGCCCCCGCCCTTGAGGCTGCTCCGCGCTCCCGGAGAAGCAGTGCCCAGTGCAGGGGTCCGTGTGTTACAGCTGTGTTATCCTTTATGCCATCGTGAACACACGAGGCCGGCGGTGCGGAGCAGCAGGAAGAATGAACCCATATAGCTGAAGgcgcggcaggagcagcgccattttGTTGTAGACCACTGACTTCCTGTCAGGCGGCATGTTGCCATTCAGTGGTACTGAGCGCACTGTTCCCGGATGTGACTTCCGCCCCACAGCTGGGTTCGGGAGATCTAGTGGTAAATAGACTTAGTCTCCATAGCAACGGAGCGTGTTAGAGCAGGTTGTGTTCCCGGCGCCTTGCACTGTACTCAGCGCTGTGTATGGTGCGGAGGAGCTGTATCTGAGCCACATAACAGGCCACTGCCGAGCACCAAGCTGCAGCTGGTTTCTTATTAGACATTTCTGGTGTTTTGCAGGTTTAACAACAAAACTCGTAATAATAAAATAGAAAGCAGCTAGAGACCCTATAAAACTGACtcgaaaatgggcatcaaagtgggcaccgaagggcattatcgaaagggttaaatgaccttgggccACTGATGTCACACCAGCATTACATAGACAGTGACGCCCCGCATCAAATTCAGGTCACACCAGCCTAAACCAaacgggttctgggcatcagagctGGCATCAGAGTGGGCAAATGGCAATATGAACCAGAACAGAGTAAGTAACTGATgcttttaaagggttaaatgaccttgggccACTGATCTTATAGCACCAGCACAAAACCGGACCCACAGCCAAAACcataattctgatgttttgattttttttctcgttatgccgtatagcaattgggttaattctttttatatattgatagctcgggcgattctgaacgctgcaataccaaatatgtgtatgtttgatttgttttattttgattggggtgaaagggggtgatttgaacttttatttttttttttaaacttttttttaactttttgaatgcttcaatagtctctatgggagactggaagctgcaATTGTCcagtcgcctctgctacatacaggcgatgatcagatatgAAGCAGAAatattcacttgctatgagcgctgaccaccggatcgcgattccacctgcagctgttcaaattagctgacatgtgccgggaaagatgtggactcagcgccagagcccacatcaaatggaaGGATTCCGACGTGCACGTACTATTACACCCAACTTTGGAAAGGGGTTAAGGCTGGAGTGTCCTAAATTAGATGTGGGGCAtcattgaactgtgatttctgttatgctgtaatgtctattgtctgtacaagtcccctctataagttgtaaagcgctgcggaatatgttggcgctatataaataaaaattattattattattatctgtgtgTCTGCATTGTGAGATCGGTGGTCCAAAGTCAGTTTACCCCTTCAATAAtgcccttcggtgcccactttgatgctcaTTTTTGTGCCAGGTATAATTTTTGTAGCagctttaaccctttaatgacagccaatacgtcttttaactgacctgagatgtaagagactagcatccccatacaggtgacaatccagcagctgtcggctgtacactatagctgataacttgatgcatcagccacgatcagtgttgtcaccgtccatatctgtttttcCCCTTAGAGATGCTGCTATAAATAGTGACTACagcatgtaaatggttaacagagtgtgggggcttcctctttatcccaattgaattggtgccctcagatcatgattgtgtggtcctgatgttttccatggcaattcatgaccaaatagcggccttagagtctgctggctgtagtaa contains:
- the LOC143765020 gene encoding uncharacterized protein LOC143765020, which produces MPVCIVNGCPSGGRQKEHGVIVHVFPKDKNMIKAWLVQTGQDFGDLDEFVNKVYEGKKTDSYRLCSKHFAPECYTHLDGWRKILRKDAVPTIFQYPSFPASSLGPNGKIPARKRRKVDRDGHLAPLGFCEHCGQQSLRIPKAVSVGVNTESVIVKWDRSTQTDPKMNTRAVAVEHKIKTYRKKTQCNLPFNRKKMKLKTSDGKTPNINTVSNAKAHTPGVNVAPPHDSRPSTRTTKTTPSPPVEKGISAQNTVAEKSHSVGSQQTSSCQKELKPTCKASDLVEASTLTETYDALQKRGVSVNPDDMNGTFMTERKFIVSESCLDALINMVSCKWPGPCGKPIIKIFKKIVGTFVSVHVTCADNHRTHLWESQPKKGSMPVGNLALSASILFSGSTFRQVHNLFYFMGLECIRKSTYHKYQRKYIFPTVQHYWKKDQAKNLSALGNSSICIVGDGQCDAPGRNARYCLYTLMDASTKKILNFQVEQMRPGISSAHLEKEAFQKALEKLQKKKIVIKIVCTDKCAGIRKLIKNDCNSMIHQFDVWHVARSIGAKVLSASKKKYCADLSAWVSAVRDHLWWSASTCDNNPELLLEKWNSLINHTTNEHSWSNNKLYHHCEHDPDEKSQRRRKWLRWGSAAHNSLRAIVLNPRLQTDLKRLFTYCHPGDIEMYHSAISKYRPKKGDFIKDSVKARIRLAGLHHNYSIHRVQHVVRKATIRSATRRHLAVCSRDRKQQFMCAVYEPSNQGFLLEMMKDVLELADGKRSFGCT